The DNA segment ACATACGATTAAATAATTATATTATGTGCCTAATTAACCTCAAATAGATAGTAAATTTACCGTTCAGTTATATATGATTAACAACAGGCTTTACATCGCCAATGTGTAGAAAGTGATCCCAGCATTTGCAGTGAATCCTGTGGCTATCTTAATCGTTAAAAGCTAATAATATCCTATTAACTAATAGATGACTTTTCGCCATCGTAGAAAGCAAATAGATCTCCAAAACTGATATAGCCAGTTACAGACTACTCTCAATTATCAGTGTTTTGTCGTTAACTAGCTCAAATTAGACCTAAGGCAGTACACAACATCAGTAAGCAATAATGGCTCTATTCAATATTTGGGATCATTGCAGGATAACGCTTCCGATTTAACTCTACTGAATCTCCCATGAGGTGCCAGGTAGAGGAGCTCAGGAATCTTGCGTATTTACTAGCGCTTCGAATACGAGCAAACAGCACTACTAGTAGAACGGTACTGCAACACAACAGTACAAGATTTAGCAGCAAATCACTCTTAATCTTAAAAGAGTCGGGAGCCATTATATCCATCGCTTTGCAGTCAAACATGTTGTGCGGCTCAGGGGCGGTTTAAATTGGCTACACTCTTTCTTTCCACCAGTGTTGGCTCAGCGCCTTATCCAGCGGCAATGGTGTTCCACAACCGCTCAAACCAATTTTGATTAAAATGATCGTGGATGGAACAGCCAGGTTTGACCAAGTCGCTTTTCTGAAAGGCAGAGAATTGAGTGATCTTTTAGTAGCAGCCTTTAGTGGTAATCAATAGTCTCTTGACGGTCTTCAGACTTTGCAGAAGTCCCGATCTTGTGGTTGCAACATCTTTTGAATTATTATCTAAAGTAAACGAACCCTCACATTACTTAAAGCAGTTTGATTCCCTTTAAGAGCTTAGTAAGTACGAAGGCAAGCACTAAGCCTGAACCGACTAATCCGAGATAGATACCAATACCCATATGAGAATAAAGAGACGACCACCCATTAGATCAGAAATTGAATAGAAAATGCCCTGATACTGATAAGGTTTACAAATTGTCGATTATTTGGATTCAGATGGATTCAGATTGGTCGGCTAGTATCTTTCCCCTTTTTAATCTCGACCCCGGGCAAACGGGTTGTAAAATTCTTCATGAAATTAAATCGTCTCCTTCACACTGGTTTCAGCCTTAAAAAATGTGATGAAGTCGAAAGCTACCCCCATCTTGAAGGCGAAAGGCCTAACGGAATCTCCATGCCATTTAATTCTCTGTTTTAGCCTACTAAAGTCGACATCAAGAACTCCATAAGTATATGAGTCTCTCGTGGTCATCCGCTTGCTTAATTTTAAGTCCTATGATGCGAAGCCATATGCAGAAGCAAACCACTGACAAAGACATTTAAAGGAGCCGACGCCACAGTTCTAAAAACCGCACGTGTCGGAAAGGATGTCGCTATTCCTTCAACCCGCGATTAGAGCATCTGTTAAATCAGTCGATGACGATAAAATAATGTTACGAAGCCTAGATTAAGAACACATTCATTGGTGTCGAAACACCAGAGCAGAAAAGCCTTACAACGATGTTACAAACACAAAGCATTCGCGATTCACAATGAGTGTGGCCGTTATTGAGTCACTATTACCTGTATCCATGTGTGGCATGTGTGGTAGTAAGCCAAATTCGGCTGCAGAAACAGCCAGGTTGATCAGCTGTAAGATTGTTAAATTTATTGCTCGCACAAGAAATCATACGATGACAACAAACACATTAAACGCATTACAATCATCTTAATTGAAGATTATGCTTTGAGTTTGGTTAGAAGAGGAAAAACAATTGCAGACTAGGGAGGCCGTAAGAGGAATAAATTAGACGAATAATTTCAGGCTTCGCAGTCAACACAATTGCCGATTTGAAATATCGTTAGCGAATATCTTAAGCATTTTATGATTCTTTACGAAGCTGATAGCTCAGCGTGGAAAGTTTACAGTCACTAATTTACCTATAAATAAGAAATTTATAACGATAAGTAACCACCAAATTCTTATACACATCTGAGCTCTAAGCATCATAGTTTAACTTCAAGAAGTTAAGCCCGATACGTTCCGAATACCTTTGGCGCTCCTGGTAACAACAATACACTACCAGCACAGTGCTGCTGAAACAATTAACTTCTCATGACATTGGTCCATATGAGCCTCTTCTTGAGTATCGGTCGATTATGTAGCGAGAGCTCAAGAATAGCTTGAATCCCTTCCTCCTAAAGAACTGAAAAATCCAAGATAATTACAGATGACCTAACAACGACTCAGTCCTGCGAGTACGGAGATCCATTCCGAAGGCAGATTTCAGCTTTTTGAAGCTCACGACCTAAGTACATTGCGTGATCAAGGCGGCTTAAAGGATAGGGCCCATCTCCTTCTGTAAGTTGAATTCCTACTTGCTTCGCTGTACGACCTCGATACACAGCTAGAGGTTGTCTTGGTTCATTAGCTCTTCGGCAATTAAGTACCTCGCCTGTTTCAGTATCATGGGCTAATCCCTTATCATCAATAGTATTCCCATAATGTTCAAGAACAAGCTCCGTCGCCGCATAGTCAACTTTGATTAAGAAATAACCATTAGGGTCAAGGGCGATAAACCGCCTAGACAAATGGTTATCCAGCTCCTGTAGAGAATCTGTCAAAGATGATGATTCTGGGATTTCAAGCATTACTTCAATCTAAAAATCCAAGGTAGGCGGCTCCACCTTGAATGGAAGTTCGGCATTGATAGCATCGATCTCCTCCAGCATCAAATCATTTGCTTTGGGCAACCAAGCCCTTATCAACGCGTCCATTTGCGGCTCATACCAACGGTGCAAGCTGACGTGAGGACGGACCATGAACCCTCGGCGCCGTTTGTGACTACCACCAGCTCCAGGATCAAAATTGCGGATCCCCCTCTCTAAAGCCCACTGAATTGGAGAATAGTAGCAAACCTCAAAATGAAGACATTCAATTTGTTCATTCGTACCCCAATATCGCCCCCAAAGGTTTGTAGCGTCGTGAACGCAAAGTGACATAGCTACTGGATGACGCGGGTCACCTCTATGGGCTGCAAATAACACAATTTTCCTACGATATTCATCCGCAAGTGCTTCAAAAAATCCCTGATTTAAGTATTTGCTGCCCCATTGCCCCCACTGAGCACAGTGCTGTTCATAGAAGCCATACATAGTCTGCAGCAAATCCCGATCTAATTGATCTCCCGTCAGTGACGTGATTGTGATTCCTGCATTGGCTACTGCCTTGCGTTCTCTTTTGATATTGCGGCGCTGGTTAGAGTTGAAACCTTGAAGATAATCGTCAAAGGTCTGATCCTCCCCACGGCTCCAAAGACTCTGTTGGTTAAGCCAAGCTGCACAACCTGCAGCTTCAGCGAGGGGACGCCATGACGGATCTACATAAAGGAAGTTGCAACTAAGGATTCCGTTCTTCTTGCAAAAGCGATCAATCGTTTGCAGTAAAATCGCGGTAAGCTGAGCTTCATCTTCTCCTAATAGAATATGAAATCGGTAGCCCAAAACTGGGCTTGCTGGACTCATTCCTAAAAGCTTTGGATAGTAACGAAAGCCAAGATTCGTAGCCAAACGAACGAAAGCCTGGTCGAATACAAATTCGCCATAGCTGTGACCCTTCAGATACAAGGGCGCGATCGCGACGGGCTTATTGTCCCGCCATAAAGCCAAGTGAAAAGGCTGCCAACCTTGGTCAGGAACAGTACTGCCAGAGCCTTCGAGAGCACTTAACCACTCCCATTGATAAAAAGGAGTGGCACCCTCCCCAAGCAAATCTCGCCATTGCTGCGTAGGGATCTCATTAATTGAGCGGTGCCAACGCGCGGTGAGCGCGGTCATATAATTAATCCCGCCATTTGAAGTGGCTTGATATTAACGAAAGACAAAGGAGCAGAATACTTTGCTTGATTTACGAAAGCATGATTAACTAAAACGTATCGAAGTGGTTGACGAATCCAATATAACAGGTAATGAGATCGGTAGCAGTTAGGACCCACGCTGCCGTTGATAGCTGACCAATATTTCATCATGTCCTAGGTTTTCTATGACATCACAGTTCCAGGCACTTGCTTCGCCCATTCGGATCGGTAGCGGACCATGGTCCCACGGGACCCAGGTATTAGGGCCACCGAGTAGTCTTGGTACCAGAGTCAACCGCAGGGTATCAATGCAATCTTCTTGAAGAAGTTGGGCTGCCAAGTGAGCACCACCCAACACTACAAGATGTCGAATTCCTGCCGCTCGGATAGCAGCAAGACGATTAGACCATGAGTGACCTAACGCAATCCAATGATCAAATCCTTTAGAGGGCAACATTGGTGCTACAAGCCATCTCTCAAAGGGTTGCTGAAAGAATCGCCAATGCTGAGGAAAAACATGGCTATGGCTCACTACCACAGCAACGGGCTGGGCAGAACGACCTTGATCCAGCCTCTGCTGAACAAGTTCAGCGTTCCTGATTAAACAGGTGCATTGATGGGCTCGCAATGTTCCAGCACCTATCAAGCAGGCATCTCCCCAAGCCAAAGCTTGCTCGAGTGCGCGTCGGTCACCCTCTCCTCCCAACTGAGCCACAATGCTCCTAGACGAGGAAAGGCGACCGTCTAAAGAAATAGCCAAAACCAGTCGGGTTTCAGGCCTCGCAGATGATTGACAATTAGTCTTTTGTGGTATCACGAGCTCTTCAGATTGCAACAACGGCGTCCACTAGCGCAGCAGGAGAAGCTATTTCTAGTCGTAGAGGTTCTGCGTAGACTTCCGCAGCATTGTTAGGGCTCTCTTGAAGGCGCACCTTATAAAGGTGGGCGCCGATCGCTGCGATCGGATTGGAAAGACGATCTGCGATATGTAGTGCGATATTTTCTGCCGTGGGAACACAATTTGCGAAAAACGGTACATCCTTGTTAAGGAAGGTGTGATCAAACGGCTCAACCACTAAATCATCGACCAAGCGCTGCAGGGCTGATAGGTCGCAAACCATGCCCGTACGCGAGTCAATGCTACCACGAACAGTTATATCTACTAAGTAATTATGCCCATGACCATGAGGTCGAGCACATTTGCCATAGATGCGCTCATTTTCTTCTTGGCTCAATTCAGGGCGAGCTAGGCGGTGAGCAGCAGAAAAATGAGTGCGAATGGTGAGGAAAGCATCCATAGGATCTCCGAGATAGTCGGCCCAGAGGCTCGGTTGTTCGTAAAGGCGTAAAGCTGTAATCGGAAGATGAGAATTGAGGCGCCGCCAAATTGATCGGATAAGAGCCTCAGTAGTTGGTAAACAGCTATCAGGCTGAGTAATGTCAAATTCTGGCCAAACTTCATTGAGGAAGCGAGAATCGAGCTGACTGGTTATTTGTGAGCTAATGGCCCGCTTCACCTCAGATAAGTTCAGCACCATGCCGTGAGCATCCAGGTTTCCAGCCATTGAGACAATAAGTTCATAGTTGTGGCCATGACCTGGCGCGAAGCTGCAGAGACCAAAGAGAGCGGCATTATCGTCTGGGGAAAACTCCGGTAACCAGTAACGATGGCTGGCACTGAAACAAGCCCGTCGAGTAATCACACAAAATCTGCCATGGCCATGCCGGGTGGTTGATTCAATTTCAATCATGTGACGTTCTGGCCGGGGAGCATCCTAATGAGCCAACAGCAATTCTGAGCTATGGCAGATTCCGCTTTCCCTCTAAAGCAGCGCTTGGGGGGCCGTAGTCTTTATTTGGTGGGGATGATGGGCAGTGGTAAAACAGAAACTGGCCGACCTCTCGCAAAACAATTAGGCTACAGCTTTGTTGATGCAGACGCTGTAATCGAACAAGTTGCGGATTGCACTATTCCTGAAATTTTCAAACGAGATGGGGAGACAGGATTCCGCTTAATCGAGAGTCAAGTTCTTAGTGCAATTAGCAAGCACCATTCACTGGTCGTTGCTACTGGCGGTGGAATTGTGACAAAATCAGAAAACTGGGGTTTATTGCATAGCGGCATAGTGATCTGGCTAAACGTTGGGCAAGATCGGTTGCTCACACGATTGGAGGCTGATCCCACCACCAGACCGCTGCTGCCGAAAGCAGACCTTAAATCAAAGTTAAATGAGATTCTAAACCATAGGCGCCGATTTTATTGCGAAGCGGACCTTATAGTCATGGTTGATGGCGAAGCACCCGATGCAGTAGCCGTCAACATCTTAAAGCTCTTGCCTTCACTTCTAAGAGATCCCATTCCTACTCAACGAAGGGAAATCAACTCGCACTAGGCCGTTGGAGGCTCTAGCCGGACAGCAAACCACTGAATCGTGATTCCGGGACTGAGCTCGAGATCGCAAGCCGTGTCCAGTAACCGCTGCGCGGCAGCATCCACGTTCGGCTGGTTCATTAAGTCGGCGGGCGGGCTCTCCATCATCTGCAAGCACCGGCTCAGCCATGCCAAAGTATCGGCCGCGCTGAGAAGACGTTCCGGCCTGCCGGGCTCTAGAACCACGTAATCGTCACAAGTGTGGATCAAAGAATCAGACATGAGCCGAGATTTACTTGCTTTTGTAATCGGGACCTTAATCTTGATCAGTGGGTCTTCCGCATGGGCTTCGCCGCTAGAACAAAGATTGAGCCTCTGGCCTGAATGGACCCTGCCGGCTCCTTTAACTCGCCCCTCCAGTAGAGACGACTTAGTTTATCCGGAGTGGTTCACAGGTTGCTGGCAGGTGAAAAGTGTCGATCTGGATTTACCCAATCAGCCGCCCGTTATTCACGAAGCTCGTTTTCTCAGGGACTCTAAAAATCGGCTGGTTGGGGATCGTGCCTTCAATGCAAGTTCTATAGGTCGAGCCCTACTTGGCGATCAGATTTTGCGTATTGAAGACGACCCCACATCATCGGGACGACAGATGACACAGTTGAGAGGAAACCGATACCTGGAAACCACTGTCATTGGTAGACGACAGTTCTCTCCTGATGCTGACATCTTCTTAGCTGATGAGTTGGTATTGCAGATTTTTCATACTACAGAGCTACCGAGACTAAGCCGAATAGAAACCCTTAGCCGTTACCAACGCTGCGGCGCCGCAATCTGTGCTGAACAATGGCAAGCTAGCTACGCTCCTC comes from the Synechococcus sp. M16CYN genome and includes:
- a CDS encoding DUF4346 domain-containing protein, producing MLEIPESSSLTDSLQELDNHLSRRFIALDPNGYFLIKVDYAATELVLEHYGNTIDDKGLAHDTETGEVLNCRRANEPRQPLAVYRGRTAKQVGIQLTEGDGPYPLSRLDHAMYLGRELQKAEICLRNGSPYSQD
- a CDS encoding GNAT family N-acetyltransferase, which encodes MTALTARWHRSINEIPTQQWRDLLGEGATPFYQWEWLSALEGSGSTVPDQGWQPFHLALWRDNKPVAIAPLYLKGHSYGEFVFDQAFVRLATNLGFRYYPKLLGMSPASPVLGYRFHILLGEDEAQLTAILLQTIDRFCKKNGILSCNFLYVDPSWRPLAEAAGCAAWLNQQSLWSRGEDQTFDDYLQGFNSNQRRNIKRERKAVANAGITITSLTGDQLDRDLLQTMYGFYEQHCAQWGQWGSKYLNQGFFEALADEYRRKIVLFAAHRGDPRHPVAMSLCVHDATNLWGRYWGTNEQIECLHFEVCYYSPIQWALERGIRNFDPGAGGSHKRRRGFMVRPHVSLHRWYEPQMDALIRAWLPKANDLMLEEIDAINAELPFKVEPPTLDF
- a CDS encoding dihydrofolate reductase family protein, translating into MLQSEELVIPQKTNCQSSARPETRLVLAISLDGRLSSSRSIVAQLGGEGDRRALEQALAWGDACLIGAGTLRAHQCTCLIRNAELVQQRLDQGRSAQPVAVVVSHSHVFPQHWRFFQQPFERWLVAPMLPSKGFDHWIALGHSWSNRLAAIRAAGIRHLVVLGGAHLAAQLLQEDCIDTLRLTLVPRLLGGPNTWVPWDHGPLPIRMGEASAWNCDVIENLGHDEILVSYQRQRGS
- a CDS encoding 6-carboxytetrahydropterin synthase — translated: MIEIESTTRHGHGRFCVITRRACFSASHRYWLPEFSPDDNAALFGLCSFAPGHGHNYELIVSMAGNLDAHGMVLNLSEVKRAISSQITSQLDSRFLNEVWPEFDITQPDSCLPTTEALIRSIWRRLNSHLPITALRLYEQPSLWADYLGDPMDAFLTIRTHFSAAHRLARPELSQEENERIYGKCARPHGHGHNYLVDITVRGSIDSRTGMVCDLSALQRLVDDLVVEPFDHTFLNKDVPFFANCVPTAENIALHIADRLSNPIAAIGAHLYKVRLQESPNNAAEVYAEPLRLEIASPAALVDAVVAI
- a CDS encoding shikimate kinase translates to MADSAFPLKQRLGGRSLYLVGMMGSGKTETGRPLAKQLGYSFVDADAVIEQVADCTIPEIFKRDGETGFRLIESQVLSAISKHHSLVVATGGGIVTKSENWGLLHSGIVIWLNVGQDRLLTRLEADPTTRPLLPKADLKSKLNEILNHRRRFYCEADLIVMVDGEAPDAVAVNILKLLPSLLRDPIPTQRREINSH
- a CDS encoding chlororespiratory reduction protein 7, encoding MSDSLIHTCDDYVVLEPGRPERLLSAADTLAWLSRCLQMMESPPADLMNQPNVDAAAQRLLDTACDLELSPGITIQWFAVRLEPPTA
- a CDS encoding DUF6816 family protein — its product is MSRDLLAFVIGTLILISGSSAWASPLEQRLSLWPEWTLPAPLTRPSSRDDLVYPEWFTGCWQVKSVDLDLPNQPPVIHEARFLRDSKNRLVGDRAFNASSIGRALLGDQILRIEDDPTSSGRQMTQLRGNRYLETTVIGRRQFSPDADIFLADELVLQIFHTTELPRLSRIETLSRYQRCGAAICAEQWQASYAPPGQSLRGQAISNHHYQLQFTPLPMSAPST